A window from Limanda limanda chromosome 14, fLimLim1.1, whole genome shotgun sequence encodes these proteins:
- the rad50 gene encoding DNA repair protein RAD50, whose product MSKIDKMSILGVRSFGIEDKDKQLISFFTPLTVLVGPNGAGKTTIIECLKYATSGELPPGSKGGAFVHDPKDAHETDVRAQIRLLFSDVNGEKVTIQRAMSCTQKAKNYSFKSLEQVITRTKDGEKQSMSSKCADVDREMISALGVSKSVLNNVIFCHQEESNWPLCEGKALKEKFDSIFAATKYIKALETMRQLRLSQNHTVKECEVELHYLKQNKEKAQQLRETVDTKEAHLMASKDSVEKLESQIDPLENRLIDIDEKFGKVMKLDNDIKALESRKKQMEEDNKELKDTMEQVFQGSDEQLQETYRNHQRTVKEKERRLTDCQKELERAGRECQRLNQIKSALLVEQGRLNLEADRQTQNIRNRDTQVRSLASFLEMEGYDRPPFTTLQLESFHRHVTQRLEQEKETASQVLADLQEKEQQKQQSIDEIRDKKTGLERTVELKRDMQGKKQQELRNIRAELQRLEGSSTRLQVLENELAKAERDLQSSMQSSNVEELKVEVVELQKEKAELDRTQRRLDQEMETLTTHTSTRTLMDMLKKEKTEKEDQVRKIKSRHNEDLVSLLGHFPNKKDLEDWIYTKSKEIHSTRDRLAKMNKDLASSEQNKSHIASELRKKEQQLTSDEEKFFNVCGSQDLEQDLGKLQDDLEKISKQRAMLAGATAVYTQFISQLTEEREPCCPVCQRTFPSEPDLQEVISDMQSKLRLVPDKLKNTEQDLKRKERKKDEMMSLRPVRQSIVQFQEKELPELKNRLLTVNKEIERLKGEVEEQETLLSTLISEEETAKACQQDISFMDRCQIDLKGVERQITQHEAKLQGVDLTRTTQQVSQEKQETQHRLDTTSSKMELKRKLIQDQQDQIQMQKSAVNETKAEKLQLSSDMQKQQQLEEQCVEFTTDIKDLTRDIREAKEQLSPLSAALEKLQQEKQELVERKRQKQEEGQDKINAIKERVKVITTLERDITKYIDENKNEYKEKKESELQETNTQLHDAEKQKEKISKEMGNIRQDIDTQKVQERWLQDNLTLRKRVEELKDVVAKREALMKDMGSMQVQQLRQERRDAEPKLEELKKNRSIALGRQKGFEEQILHYKKELREDQYNKADERYKNKMIIMRTTELVIKDLDIYYKALDQTIMKFHSMKMDEINKIIRDLWRSTYRGQDIEYVEIRSDVDEHSSASARRRVYNYRVVMVKGDTALDMRGRCSAGQKVLASLIIRLALAETFCLNCGILALDEPTTNLDRENIESLAHALVEIIKSRSRQRNFQLLIITHDEDFVELLGRSSYIEHFYRIRKNQDQNSEITKCSITSLSTYLN is encoded by the exons ATGTCAAAGATAGACAAGATGAGCATCCTGGGGGTGAGGAGCTTTGGGATCgaggacaaagacaaacaattaATATCGTTCTTCACTCCTCTGACTGTGCTGGTTGGACCCAATGGAGCGGGGAAAACG acTATTATCGAGTGCCTTAAGTATGCAACATCTGGTGAACTTCCCCCTGGATCTAAAGGAGGGGCTTTTGTTCATGATCCTAAG GATGCCCATGAGACAGATGTGCGAGCGCAGATTCGCCTCTTATTCTCGGATGTTAATGGAGAGAAAGTGACCATCCAGCGCGCCATGTCGTGCACTCAGAAGGCAAAGAACTACTCCTTCAAAAGCTTAGAGCAAGTCATCACGAGAACCAA AGACGGTGAGAAGCAGAGCATGTCGTCTAAGTGCGCTGACGTGGACCGGGAGATGATTTCCGCCCTGGGTGTGTCAAAGTCCGTGCTGAATAATGTCATCTTCTGTCACCAAGAAGAGTCCAACTGGCCGCTTTGCGAGGGAAAGGCCCTCAAAGAAAAGTTTGACTCTATCTTCGCTGCGACAAA GTATATCAAAGCTCTGGAGACCATGCGTCAGCTGCGTCTATCACAGAACCACACGGTGAAGGAGTGTGAGGTGGAGCTGCACTACCTGAAGCAGAACAAGGAGAAGGCCCAGCAGCTAAGAGAGACCGTGGACACCAAGGAAGCTCACCTGATGGCCTCTAAAGACAGCGTAGAGAAGCTAGAGAGCCAGATAGATCCACTTGAG AATCGACTGATTGACATTGACGAGAAATTTGGGAAAGTGATGAAGCTGGACAACGACATCAAGGCTTTAGAGAGCAGGAAGAAACAAATGGAGGAGGACAACAAGGAGCTGAAGGATACAATGGAACAG GTGTTCCAGGGCTCAgacgagcagctgcaggaaacctATCGGAACCACCAGAGGacggtgaaggagaaggagcggCGGCTGACAGACTgccagaaggagctggagagagcTGGCCGAGAGTGCCAGCGACTAAACCAAATCAAGAGTGCTCTCCTGGTAGAACAAG GTCGTCTTAATCTGGAGGCTGACCGGCAGACTCAGAACATCAGGAACCGTGACACTCAG GTTCGCTCTTTGGCATCCTTTCTGGAAATGGAGGGATACGACCGACCGCCCTTCACCACTCTTCAGCTTGAGAGTTTTCACCGTCACGTCACTCAGAGATTGGAGCAGGAAAAAGAGACAGCCAGTCAGGTGTTG GCGGACCTGCAAGAAAAAGAGCAGCAGAAGCAACAGTCGATCGATGAAATAAGGGACAAGAAGACTGGCCTGGAGAGAACAGTGGAGCTGAAGAGGGACATGCAGGGAAAGAAGCAGCAGGAACTGAGGAACATccgagcagagctgcagaggctGGAGGGTTCGTCCACTCGGCTGCAAGTACTGGAGAATGAATTGGCTAAAGCA GAGCGTGATCTGCAGAGCTCCATGCAGAGCTCCAATGTCGAGGAGCTCAAGGTCGAGGTTGTGGAGCTCCAGAAAGAAAAGGCCGAGCTTGATCGCACACAAAGACGGCTCGACCAAGAAATGGAGACGCTgaccacacacacctcaacacgcACACTAATGGATatgctgaaaaaagaaaag ACAGAAAAGGAGGACCAGGTACGTAAGATCAAGTCTCGTCACAACGAGGACCTGGTGTCGTTGCTGGGTCACTTTCCCAACAAGAAGGACCTGGAAGACTGGATCTATACCAAGTCGAAAGAAATCCACAGCACCAGGGACAGACTCGCCAAAATGAA TAAGGACCTGGCATCAAGTGAGCAGAATAAAAGTCACATTGCTTCTGAGCTGCGTAAGAAGGAGCAGCAGTTAACCAGCGATGAAGAGAAGTTCTTCAACGTGTGTGGCAGTCAGGATCTGGAGCAGGACCTGGGCAAACTGCAGGATGATCTGGAGAAGATATCCAAACAAAGAG CCATGCTAGCTGGGGCCACAGCAGTGTACACCCAGTTCATCAGCCAGCtgacggaggagagggagccCTGCTGTCCTGTTTGCCAGCGGACGTTCCCATCAGAGCCCGATCTGCAGGAGGTTATCAGTGACATGCAGTCCAAACTACGCCTGGTGCCAGACAAGCTGAAAAACACTGAGCAGGAcctgaagaggaaggagaggaagaaggatgaGATGATGTCTCTCAGGCCTGTCAG GCAGTCCATCGTACAGTTTCAGGAGAAGGAGTTGCCTGAGTTGAAAAACCGTCTGctgactgtgaataaagaaatCGAGAGGCTGAAGGGAgaagtggaggagcaggagacgcTGCTTAGTACCCTGATATCAGAGGAGGAAACTGCCAAGGCCTGCCAGCAGGACATATCGTTCATGGACAGATGCCAG ATTGACCTTAAAGGGGTGGAGAGGCAAATAACTCAACATGAAGCCAAACTCCAGGGAGTAGACCTGACCAGAACCACCCAGCAAGTTAGTCAGGAGAAACAAGAAACTCAGCACAGGCTAGACACCA CCTCCAGCAAGATGGAGCTGAAACGCAAACTGATCCAGGACCAGCAGGATCAGATTCAGATGCAGAAAAGTGCTGTGAATGAAACGAAAGCAGAGAAACTCCAGCTGAGCAGCGATatgcagaaacagcagcagctggaggagcagtgtGTCGAGTTCACTACCGATATAAAGGACTTAACCAGGGACATCAGG GAAGCAAAGGAACAGCTCtcccctctgtctgctgctctagagaagctgcagcaggagaagcaggagctggtggagcgcAAGAGGCAGAAGCAGGAAGAAGGGCAGGACAAG ATCAATGCCATTAAAGAGAGAGTGAAGGTGATCACCACCTTGGAAAGAGACATCACCAAATacattgatgaaaacaaaaatgaataCAAAGAG AAAAAAGAGTCTGAGCTTCAAGAAACCAACACTCAGCTGCATGATGCTGAGAAGCAAAAGGAGAAGATCAGTAAGGAGATGGGAAACATCCGTCAGGACATAGACACTCAAAAG GTCCAGGAGCGCTGGCTGCAGGACAACCTCACCTTGAGGAAGCGTGTGGAGGAGTTGAAGGATGTTGTGGCCAAACGTGAGGCTCTTATGAAGGACATGGGAAGCATGCAGGTCCAGCAGCTCCGCCA AGAAAGACGTGACGCAGAACCCAAACTGGAAGAACTGAAGAAGAACCGCAGTATTGCACTGGGTCGACAGAAAGGCTTTGAGGAGCAGATACTGCATTACAA GAAAGAGCTGCGGGAGGATCAGTACAACAAAGCTGATGAGCGCTACAAAAACAAGATGATCATAATGAGGACCACAGAGTTGGTCATTAAAGACCTGGATATCTACTACAAGGCCCTCGATCA AACAATCATGAAATTCCACAGTATGAAGATGGATGAGATCAACAAGATTATCAGAGACCTGTGGCGAAGCACCTACAGGGGTCAAG ATATCGAATACGTGGAGATCCGGTCTGATGTGGATGAGCACTCGTCTGCTTCAGCGAGGCGGAGGGTTTACAACTACAGAGTGGTGATGGTGAAGGGAGACACAGCTTTGGATATGAGAGGACGCTGCAGTGCTGGTCAAAAG gtgttggCGTCCTTGATCATCCGTTTAGCTCTAGCAGAGACCTTTTGTCTAAACTGTGGGATCCTGGCTCTGGATGAGCCCACCACCAACCTGGACCGGGAGAACATCGAGTCACTGGCACACGCACTCGTAGa AATCATCAAGAGTCGCTCTCGCCAGCGCAACTTCCAGCTGCTGATCATCACCCACGACGAGGACTTTGTGGAGCTGCTGGGCCGATCCAGCTACATCGAGCACTTCTACCGCATCCGGAAGAACCAGGACCAGAACTCTGAAATCACAAAGTGCAGCATCACCTCCCTCTCAACGTATCTCAACTGA